In Hydractinia symbiolongicarpus strain clone_291-10 chromosome 15, HSymV2.1, whole genome shotgun sequence, one DNA window encodes the following:
- the LOC130628918 gene encoding uncharacterized protein LOC130628918: MPNDLTNDISKEVKDYVDFLFVKQYIDKTTRRFLTPPNPPRTSLFYGLPKIHKPEIPLRPIVSGCDSATDNLSKYVTHFIQPLVTKLARNPNITIKPADKGGGICILNTTEYIDKVHLHLNDRNTYIQMPNDLTNDISKEVKDYVDFLFVKQYIDKTTRRFLTPPNPPRTSLFYGLPKIHKPEIPLRPIVSGCDSATDNLSKYVTHFIQPLVTKLPSYIKDTKHFLRGLRELPPMPENAFLVTADVAALYTNIPHDEGIKAVLDFIKQFRNEMPKYTPPNHVFHTLLHLILKNSFFKFMTSFYHQIKGTSMGTRMAPPYANLFMAVLEGLIIADFPGFIEFWKRFIDDIFFIFTGTELQLKKLFTHMNKIHPSIKFTFEYSKSDIPFLDTRIYIDQSRKLQTTLFRKPTDRMMLLHYSSEHPHHVKASIVYTQALRYCTIISNDQNLEKELYTLARTFLARGYPLNLLIDKFSKALNFLRNELLEPVMHTHVEEITPLITPFSPVGMAQSRIIHKHWSVIEKNETLKSIWPSRPLTAYTRGKSLRDTLVKSAQKPL; the protein is encoded by the exons ATGCCAAATGACCTAACCAATGACATTAGCAAAGAGGTAAAAGATTATGTCGATTTCCTTTTTGTTAAACAATACATTGACAAAACGACTAGACGATTTCTAACTCCCCCTAATCCACCGCGCACATCACTATTTTACGGACTACCTAAAATACATAAACCTGAGATCCCACTAAGACCGATTGTTTCGGGTTGCGACAGCGCCACAGACAACCTATCAAAATACGTAACACATTTCATCCAACCTTTGGTCACGAAA CTTGCAAGAAACCCAAACATCACCATAAAACCAGCAGACAAAGGTGGGGGGATCTGCATTCTTAACACTACCGAATACATAGACAAAGTCCACTTGCACCTTAATGATAGAAACACGTACATACAAATGCCAAATGACCTAACCAATGACATTAGCAAAGAGGTAAAAGATTATGTCGATTTCCTTTTTGTTAAACAATACATTGACAAAACGACTAGACGATTTCTAACTCCCCCTAATCCACCGCGCACATCACTATTTTACGGACTACCTAAAATACATAAACCTGAGATCCCACTAAGACCGATTGTTTCGGGTTGCGACAGCGCCACAGACAACCTATCAAAATACGTAACACATTTCATCCAACCTTTGGTCACGAAACTACCGTCCTACATTAAAGACACAAAACACTTTCTCAGAGGATTGCGGGAGCTCCCACCTATGCCCGAAAATGCTTTTCTTGTAACAGCAGACGTTGCGGCTCTATACACAAACATCCCCCATGATGAAGGAATTAAAGCAGTACTCgattttataaaacaatttaGAAATGAAATGCCTAAATATACCCCACCAAATCATGTCTTTCACACGCTGCTGCATCTCATtcttaaaaacagttttttcaaatttatgacATCATTTTATCACCAAATTAAAGGAACGTCCATGGGTACAAGAATGGCCCCACCTTACGCAAATCTATTTATGGCAGTACTTGAAGGCCTAATCATAGCTGATTTTCCCGGTTTTATTGAATTCTGGAAGCGCTTTATAGatgacatttttttcatatttacggGAACTGAactacaattaaaaaaattattcacacACATGAACAAAATTCACCCTTCCATAAAATTTACTTTTGAGTATTCAAAATCAGATATTCCCTTTCTTGACACACGCATATATATTGACCAGTCTCGCAAATTACAAACAACCCTATTCCGCAAACCTACTGATAGAATGATGCTTTTACACTACTCCTCTGAACACCCTCATCATGTTAAGGCTAGCATCGTATATACCCAGGCATTGAGATATTGCACAATCATATCCAATGACCAAAATTTAGAAAAGGAATTATATACTCTTGCACGCACATTCCTGGCTAGAGGATACCCCCTAAATCTCTTAATTGATAAATTTTCAAAGGCTCTGAATTTTTTGAGAAATGAACTCCTCGAACCCGTCATGCACACACACGTAGAAGAAATCACACCACTCATAACTCCATTTTCCCCTGTTGGTATGGCGCAAAGTAGAATTATTCACAAACATTGGTCAGTTATCGAAAAAAATGAGACTTTAAAATCGATCTGGCCGTCCCGCCCCTTAACTGCATACACACGGGGCAAAAGCCTAAGAGACACTTTGGTTAAATCGGCTCAAAAACCtttgtaa